Proteins encoded in a region of the Mucilaginibacter sabulilitoris genome:
- a CDS encoding porin family protein yields MKKMILAVLILASAKGFSQTTTTPPENQGFFKKIASRLEFGITAGGNYSNFTNANFATDPLPGFHAGLTVSYKFTDNFLVSEEFLYSLQGAKVKDGAFAAQEIKLSYASVPILFKYRTNSGFYVEAGPQAGFKVKEDIGGITDAKFAKKIDFGLAGGLGFQSKIGLGIGARYVYGMQKVSETPSPTLGDFKNNSIQASIFYVF; encoded by the coding sequence ATGAAAAAAATGATCTTAGCCGTTTTAATCCTGGCATCCGCGAAGGGTTTTAGCCAAACAACTACGACACCTCCCGAAAATCAGGGCTTTTTTAAGAAAATCGCAAGCCGTCTTGAATTTGGCATAACGGCAGGTGGTAATTACAGTAATTTTACCAATGCTAATTTCGCCACAGATCCACTTCCTGGCTTCCACGCCGGACTCACTGTTTCTTACAAGTTTACCGACAACTTCCTGGTATCAGAAGAATTTCTATACTCCCTGCAGGGAGCCAAAGTTAAGGATGGCGCATTTGCCGCACAAGAGATAAAACTTTCCTATGCCTCTGTACCCATCCTTTTTAAATACCGTACTAATTCTGGTTTTTATGTTGAAGCCGGCCCGCAGGCAGGTTTTAAAGTAAAGGAAGATATTGGAGGGATAACTGATGCCAAATTTGCTAAAAAAATTGATTTCGGTTTGGCTGGTGGTCTTGGCTTCCAATCCAAAATTGGTTTAGGGATTGGTGCGAGATACGTTTACGGAATGCAAAAAGTTTCTGAAACACCTTCGCCTACCTTGGGCGACTTTAAAAATAACAGTATACAAGCCAGTATATTCTACGTTTTTTAA
- a CDS encoding LytR/AlgR family response regulator transcription factor codes for MNIVIIEDEGVVADELELNIGQLIDEPVNIVQLRSVKEAIAYFKKSGAPDLIFSDIQLGDGLSFEIFVAEPVSVPVIFCTAYDEYALDAFKANGIDYILKPFTIQTLYRALQKYRQLKKVLSADQTPQYDALMQMLLNRETQTATSVLVYHQDKIIPIKLEDIAMFYLENEITHLLTFSGKTFYPNKNLDELEKSGGNYFFRANRQFLVCRKAIIDVSSFFSRKLSLNLNVPFSEKVIVSKGKASQFLSWLTKA; via the coding sequence ATGAATATAGTAATCATTGAGGATGAAGGGGTAGTTGCAGATGAACTCGAACTAAACATCGGGCAGTTGATTGATGAGCCGGTAAACATTGTCCAGCTCAGATCTGTGAAGGAAGCTATAGCTTATTTCAAAAAGTCGGGGGCCCCTGATCTGATCTTCAGTGATATCCAATTGGGGGATGGCCTGAGTTTTGAAATATTTGTTGCTGAACCTGTTTCTGTGCCTGTCATTTTTTGTACTGCTTATGACGAGTATGCGTTAGACGCTTTTAAAGCTAACGGAATAGATTACATATTAAAGCCCTTTACCATCCAAACCCTTTATCGGGCCCTCCAAAAATACAGGCAGCTTAAAAAAGTATTATCTGCAGATCAAACACCGCAGTATGATGCGCTGATGCAAATGCTGCTCAACCGGGAAACGCAAACCGCCACCTCTGTGCTGGTTTATCATCAGGATAAGATCATTCCTATAAAACTTGAAGATATCGCTATGTTTTACCTGGAAAACGAGATCACTCATTTGCTGACCTTCTCCGGGAAAACCTTTTACCCTAATAAAAACCTGGACGAGCTGGAGAAATCGGGCGGGAACTACTTTTTCAGGGCAAACCGCCAGTTCCTGGTTTGCCGTAAAGCTATTATCGACGTTTCCAGTTTCTTCTCCCGAAAACTATCGCTAAACCTGAATGTACCTTTTAGTGAAAAAGTGATCGTCAGTAAAGGTAAGGCTTCTCAATTCCTCAGCTGGCTAACAAAAGCCTAA
- a CDS encoding sensor histidine kinase: MEEKLPIKRLSRLTWLQAIIIGFIFYLLVYNNGTLSNIIPLTLLTTSGILLVGHADICLMIVLSKYFSIRSKKFSTYRILLTYPVSVLIYLLLRPCFSYESDKAWSFWDAGSFFAFVGSGIVINTLIMQLHNSVLLYEHKLHADLELSRLKTANAEATNLLLKQQIQPHFLFNALNTLKALYHKDVHTADTYIVHMANFLRASIYHHASRISTLEDEVKLLCDYLEMQQIRFGKALDCTILLPEETLKNYYLPSFSLQPLLENAIKHNDFTQEAPLRVQICHKDEWLIMSNNLQKKKMKGPSTNYGLANLAERYHLWSGDDVIVKEDQSSFSVSIKLLKNEYSNH; the protein is encoded by the coding sequence ATGGAAGAGAAGCTCCCTATAAAAAGATTAAGCCGCCTAACCTGGTTACAGGCCATAATCATTGGTTTTATCTTCTATCTGCTTGTTTACAATAATGGCACACTAAGTAACATTATACCGCTTACGCTGCTCACAACGTCCGGTATTTTACTGGTGGGGCATGCCGATATCTGTTTGATGATCGTGTTATCAAAGTACTTTTCTATCAGGTCAAAAAAATTTTCAACTTACCGCATACTGTTAACCTACCCTGTAAGTGTGCTGATCTATCTCCTGTTAAGGCCCTGTTTTTCGTATGAGTCTGATAAAGCATGGTCATTTTGGGATGCTGGTTCGTTCTTTGCATTTGTGGGGTCTGGTATCGTGATCAATACGCTTATCATGCAGTTGCACAATTCCGTGTTGTTATATGAACATAAATTACATGCCGACCTGGAGCTTTCCAGATTAAAAACAGCGAATGCTGAAGCCACCAACCTACTTTTAAAGCAACAGATACAACCCCATTTTTTGTTTAATGCGCTTAATACCTTAAAAGCCCTTTATCACAAAGACGTACATACGGCAGATACATATATTGTTCATATGGCTAATTTTTTAAGGGCATCTATATATCATCATGCATCCAGAATATCTACCTTAGAAGATGAAGTAAAATTGTTATGCGACTATCTTGAAATGCAGCAGATCCGGTTTGGTAAAGCGTTGGATTGTACGATACTGTTACCCGAAGAAACATTAAAAAACTATTACCTGCCTTCTTTTTCGTTGCAGCCATTACTTGAAAATGCCATAAAGCATAACGATTTTACACAGGAAGCGCCGTTGAGGGTACAAATCTGCCATAAAGATGAGTGGCTGATCATGAGTAATAATCTCCAAAAGAAGAAAATGAAGGGCCCATCAACCAATTACGGGCTGGCCAATCTCGCGGAACGCTACCATCTTTGGTCAGGAGATGACGTTATTGTCAAGGAAGATCAAAGCTCATTTTCAGTAAGTATTAAACTGTTAAAAAATGAATATAGTAATCATTGA
- a CDS encoding RHS repeat domain-containing protein, producing the protein MQTEEGRVLNPTTSPNYEYTLTDHLGNNRLAFDQMNGKVGEDDYYPFGLNVHRQVNAGKKCLYNKKELQDELNQYDYGARFYDPVIARWTTVDPLAEKGRRWSPYNYVWDNPMRFIDPDGMEGDDPWYVKVGKAIANFFVGNTGDTYKNVEEYATNKVDYIKNRGQRYGEAVRNGQNPSDVDKEYTYKQTVVGIKLADNAINYIGLNTMAAEGSVAGMLKQSSTDLIRGIDFKSLSKEEIKSIASNSKQIFSHQEKLEEYIANPMKGDNANVLKKAKSDAIREEIYKGRITKLENEIKKFQDNIRKIIEPVTKKP; encoded by the coding sequence GTGCAGACCGAGGAAGGCCGGGTGCTTAACCCGACCACTTCACCGAACTATGAATATACCCTGACGGATCACCTGGGGAATAACCGGCTGGCGTTTGATCAGATGAATGGAAAAGTAGGTGAAGATGATTATTACCCTTTTGGATTGAATGTGCACCGGCAAGTAAATGCGGGAAAAAAGTGTCTTTACAATAAGAAGGAGTTGCAGGATGAGCTGAACCAGTATGATTATGGCGCGCGGTTCTATGATCCGGTGATTGCAAGGTGGACAACGGTGGATCCGTTGGCGGAGAAAGGGAGGAGATGGTCGCCTTATAACTATGTTTGGGATAATCCAATGCGTTTTATTGATCCTGATGGAATGGAAGGTGATGACCCTTGGTATGTTAAAGTTGGAAAAGCGATAGCAAACTTCTTTGTCGGTAATACGGGAGATACATATAAAAACGTTGAAGAGTATGCGACCAATAAAGTAGATTATATAAAAAATAGGGGCCAAAGATATGGAGAGGCTGTAAGGAATGGCCAAAATCCTTCTGATGTCGATAAGGAATATACTTATAAGCAAACCGTTGTAGGAATTAAACTTGCGGATAATGCTATAAATTATATAGGTCTTAATACGATGGCTGCTGAAGGATCGGTAGCTGGAATGTTAAAACAATCTTCCACAGATTTAATTCGAGGTATCGATTTTAAAAGCTTATCAAAAGAAGAAATAAAATCAATTGCATCTAACTCAAAACAAATATTTAGTCATCAGGAAAAGTTGGAAGAATATATAGCCAATCCAATGAAGGGTGATAACGCCAATGTTTTAAAGAAAGCAAAGAGTGATGCAATTAGAGAGGAAATTTATAAAGGAAGAATAACTAAGTTAGAAAATGAAATAAAGAAGTTTCAAGATAACATTAGGAAAATAATAGAACCTGTAACTAAAAAACCATGA